One stretch of Lysobacter sp. TY2-98 DNA includes these proteins:
- a CDS encoding LytTR family DNA-binding domain-containing protein, with protein sequence MNVVVAEDEPLARDRLRALLEEQPGVQVVATAADGTQALQACAEHHPDLVLLDVSMPGMDGLETARHLAASEPRPAVIFCTAYDAHAVSAFEAEALDYLVKPVRPERLAAALDRVRRLTSVRTNGDGSSRKRTHLCARLRGSLRLIPIDDIHYLQAEEKYVVVHHARGEDLIEESLRSLEIEFGDRFVRIHRNCLVARHELVELKRSPDGHVQAVLRHGRQPLEVSRRCVASLRERLAHL encoded by the coding sequence CTGAATGTAGTGGTTGCCGAGGACGAGCCGTTGGCTCGCGACCGCCTGCGCGCGCTGCTCGAAGAGCAGCCCGGCGTGCAGGTCGTCGCGACGGCGGCGGACGGCACACAGGCGCTGCAGGCTTGCGCCGAACATCATCCGGACCTGGTCCTGCTTGACGTGTCGATGCCGGGCATGGACGGACTGGAAACCGCGCGCCATCTCGCCGCAAGCGAGCCGCGCCCGGCCGTGATCTTCTGCACGGCGTACGACGCGCATGCGGTGTCGGCGTTCGAAGCCGAGGCGCTGGATTACCTGGTGAAGCCGGTGCGTCCGGAGCGCCTTGCGGCCGCGCTGGATCGCGTGCGCCGGCTGACGTCGGTGCGCACCAACGGCGATGGCTCGTCGCGCAAGCGCACGCACCTGTGCGCGCGCCTGCGCGGCTCGCTGCGTTTGATCCCGATCGACGACATCCACTACCTCCAGGCGGAGGAGAAGTACGTCGTCGTGCACCACGCGCGTGGCGAGGACCTCATCGAGGAATCGCTGCGCTCGCTGGAGATCGAGTTCGGCGACCGCTTCGTACGCATCCACCGCAACTGCCTGGTCGCGCGTCACGAGCTGGTCGAACTCAAGCGCAGCCCGGATGGTCACGTCCAGGCGGTGCTGCGCCACGGCCGGCAACCGCTGGAAGTCAGCCGACGCTGCGTGGCCTCGCTGCGGGAGCGCCTCGCGCACCTGTGA
- the hemC gene encoding hydroxymethylbilane synthase: MTSSTPGVLRIATRKSPLALWQTEHVAERLRAAHPGLTVELVPMSTRGDEVLDRSLAAIGGKGLFLKELELAMLRGEADCAVHSLKDVPMELEPGFALPAILTRADYADAFVSSRFDDIDALPEGAVVGTSSLRRQAQLRARRPDLVLRDLRGNVNTRLAKLDAGDYDAIVLACAGLQRLGFDYRIRARLAAPDWLPAPAQGAIAIECRSDDAVTFALFDALNDAATRACVDAERAMNRALHGSCHVPVAAFATLDGTRMHLEGLVGSAIDGRHVRASADGGIDTPEALGELVARELLARGAADLIAASAEPDTGPFVS; this comes from the coding sequence ATGACTTCGTCCACGCCCGGCGTGCTCCGCATCGCCACCCGTAAGAGCCCGCTCGCGCTGTGGCAGACCGAACACGTCGCCGAGCGCCTGCGCGCCGCGCATCCCGGCCTGACCGTCGAACTCGTGCCGATGAGCACGCGCGGCGATGAAGTGCTCGACCGCTCGCTGGCCGCGATCGGCGGCAAGGGCCTGTTCCTCAAGGAACTCGAGCTCGCGATGCTGCGCGGCGAGGCCGACTGCGCGGTGCATTCGCTCAAGGACGTGCCGATGGAGCTGGAGCCGGGCTTCGCACTGCCGGCGATCCTGACCCGCGCGGACTATGCGGACGCTTTCGTCAGCAGTCGTTTCGACGACATCGACGCGTTGCCGGAAGGCGCCGTCGTCGGCACGTCGTCGCTGCGCCGTCAGGCCCAGCTGCGCGCGCGCCGCCCCGACCTGGTTCTGCGCGATCTGCGCGGCAACGTGAACACGCGTCTCGCCAAACTCGACGCCGGCGACTACGACGCGATCGTGCTCGCCTGTGCAGGCCTGCAGCGCCTCGGCTTCGACTACCGCATCCGTGCGCGTCTCGCCGCACCCGATTGGCTGCCCGCCCCGGCGCAGGGTGCGATCGCGATCGAATGCCGCAGCGACGATGCCGTGACGTTCGCGCTGTTCGATGCGTTGAACGATGCGGCCACGCGCGCCTGCGTCGACGCCGAGCGCGCGATGAACCGCGCATTGCACGGCAGCTGCCATGTGCCCGTCGCAGCATTCGCCACGCTGGACGGAACACGCATGCACCTCGAAGGCCTGGTGGGTTCCGCGATCGATGGCCGCCACGTGCGCGCGTCGGCCGACGGCGGCATCGACACGCCGGAGGCGCTCGGCGAACTCGTTGCGCGCGAACTGCTCGCGCGCGGCGCTGCGGACCTGATCGCGGCGTCGGCGGAACCGGACACAGGGCCGTTCGTGTCGTGA
- a CDS encoding SgcJ/EcaC family oxidoreductase — MTSDEQAIRALIQRWHEATAAGDVDAVASLMADDAEFLVPGREPMKGRRVFEAGLRGLLETHRITSTGDVREVQVSGDLAIAVTHLSVRVASLGAGDATERSGYAMSVFRRDVDRQWRLVRDANLLAAPG, encoded by the coding sequence ATGACCTCCGACGAACAGGCGATCCGCGCGCTCATCCAGCGCTGGCATGAGGCGACGGCCGCCGGCGACGTGGACGCCGTCGCCTCGCTGATGGCCGACGATGCGGAATTCCTCGTCCCGGGCCGCGAACCCATGAAGGGTCGTCGCGTGTTCGAGGCCGGTCTGCGCGGATTGCTGGAGACGCATCGCATTACCTCGACGGGCGACGTGCGCGAGGTGCAGGTCTCCGGCGATCTCGCCATTGCGGTCACGCACCTGTCAGTTCGCGTTGCGTCGCTGGGCGCAGGTGACGCCACCGAACGCAGCGGCTACGCGATGTCGGTGTTCCGCCGCGACGTCGATCGCCAGTGGCGCCTGGTCCGCGACGCCAACCTGCTGGCAGCACCGGGCTGA
- a CDS encoding DmsC/YnfH family molybdoenzyme membrane anchor subunit: protein MHPALSVIFFTTLSGLGYGLLAWSGVAALIGTSPRALLAALVLGVLTSTVGLLCSVGHLGKPLRAWRAFSQWRSSWLSREGVVSLATFVPALLLIAAFAPRLFAIDLGSASLASGIVLAAAAGLVVVGALATVYCTSMIYASLKPIPAWTHRSVPAVYVLFSGVSGGLAFLALRAIFGATPSRMTLLLTIIGLGALALLKARYWSAIDTTPLPVTRGDAIGLPAREVSVFERPHTEGNFVTREMVFVLARKHAAVLRAIAMIAFATLPALALAISWMLPAASSALLIIATLSVLAGAFVERWLFFAEARHVVSQYY, encoded by the coding sequence ATGCACCCTGCCCTCTCCGTCATCTTCTTCACCACGCTCTCGGGCCTCGGCTACGGCCTGCTGGCGTGGAGCGGTGTCGCCGCGCTGATCGGCACGTCACCGCGTGCGTTGCTCGCCGCGCTCGTGCTCGGCGTGCTGACGTCGACGGTCGGCCTGCTCTGTTCGGTCGGTCATCTAGGCAAACCGCTGCGCGCATGGCGAGCGTTCTCGCAGTGGCGGTCGTCGTGGCTGTCGCGCGAAGGCGTCGTGTCGCTCGCGACCTTCGTACCGGCGCTGCTGCTCATCGCCGCATTCGCGCCGCGTCTTTTCGCGATCGACCTCGGCAGCGCTTCGCTGGCCAGCGGCATTGTGCTGGCGGCGGCCGCCGGGCTGGTGGTCGTCGGCGCGCTCGCCACGGTGTACTGCACGTCGATGATCTACGCGTCGCTCAAGCCGATTCCGGCGTGGACGCATCGCAGCGTACCCGCGGTGTACGTGCTGTTCTCCGGGGTTTCCGGCGGTCTCGCATTCCTCGCACTGCGCGCGATCTTTGGCGCGACGCCGTCGCGAATGACGCTGCTGCTCACGATCATCGGCCTGGGCGCGCTGGCGCTCCTCAAGGCCCGCTACTGGTCCGCGATCGACACCACGCCGCTGCCCGTCACGCGCGGTGACGCGATCGGCCTGCCGGCGCGCGAGGTCAGCGTGTTCGAGCGCCCGCACACCGAAGGCAACTTCGTGACGCGCGAGATGGTCTTCGTGCTCGCCCGCAAGCATGCGGCGGTGCTGCGGGCGATCGCGATGATCGCATTCGCGACGCTGCCGGCCCTCGCGCTCGCGATCTCGTGGATGCTGCCGGCGGCGTCGAGTGCGTTGCTGATCATCGCGACGCTATCGGTGCTGGCCGGTGCGTTCGTCGAGCGCTGGCTGTTCTTCGCCGAAGCGCGCCACGTGGTATCGCAGTACTACTGA
- a CDS encoding 4Fe-4S dicluster domain-containing protein, which produces MLPPPTPKKLGLVIDLDTCVGCHACAVSCKEWNAGGFAAPLPDEKPYGDAPTGVWFNRVHSYELAAVLVDDAPLAAPSESDTSMRDAGHLGDFDRSVSLDAARAQPAHPDSADAALAKRACGSMSIAAEAAQPAMTLHFPRSCLHCEEPACVTVCPTGASYKRAEDGIVLVDESKCIGCKLCSWACPYGAREYSSVEGVMKKCTLCIDRIYNENLPEAERQPACVQACPTRARHFGDLADPESKVSKLVAERGGVDLMASLGYKPTNKYLPPRPRRAAATSPAPAEALDAKALPPVLRWLDRVLSR; this is translated from the coding sequence ATGCTGCCGCCGCCGACGCCCAAGAAGCTCGGGCTGGTCATCGACCTCGATACCTGCGTCGGCTGCCATGCCTGTGCGGTGAGCTGCAAGGAGTGGAACGCTGGCGGATTCGCCGCGCCTTTGCCGGATGAGAAGCCCTACGGCGATGCGCCGACCGGTGTGTGGTTCAACCGCGTGCACAGCTACGAGCTGGCGGCAGTGCTGGTCGACGACGCGCCGCTTGCTGCGCCGTCGGAATCCGATACGTCGATGCGCGACGCCGGCCATCTCGGCGATTTCGACCGCAGCGTCAGTCTCGACGCCGCGCGCGCGCAGCCGGCGCACCCCGACAGCGCGGACGCGGCCCTCGCGAAGCGCGCCTGCGGCTCCATGTCGATCGCCGCCGAAGCCGCGCAGCCGGCGATGACGCTGCACTTCCCGCGCTCCTGCCTGCACTGCGAGGAGCCTGCGTGCGTCACCGTCTGCCCGACCGGCGCGAGCTACAAGCGCGCGGAAGACGGCATCGTGCTGGTCGACGAGAGCAAGTGCATCGGCTGCAAGCTGTGCTCCTGGGCCTGCCCGTACGGCGCGCGCGAGTACAGCAGCGTCGAAGGCGTGATGAAGAAATGCACCCTGTGCATCGACCGCATCTACAACGAGAACCTGCCGGAAGCTGAGCGCCAACCGGCCTGCGTGCAGGCCTGCCCGACGCGCGCCCGTCACTTCGGTGATCTCGCCGATCCCGAGTCGAAGGTGTCGAAGCTGGTCGCCGAACGCGGCGGCGTCGACCTGATGGCGTCCCTTGGTTACAAGCCGACCAACAAATACCTGCCGCCGCGGCCGCGTCGCGCGGCGGCGACGTCACCCGCGCCTGCCGAGGCCCTCGACGCGAAGGCGTTGCCGCCGGTGTTGCGCTGGCTCGATCGCGTGCTGTCGCGTTGA
- a CDS encoding molybdopterin oxidoreductase family protein, producing the protein MRGPSEPVIDTSPTPGDEVRTTTCYMCACRCGIKVWLQDGRIRYIQGNPEHPVNKGVLCAKGSAGIMQHYSPARLSRPLLRVGERGSGEFKEISWDEALDLATSWLKPIRERNPDELAFFTGRDQSQALTGWWAQQFGTVNYAAHGGFCSVNMAAGGLYTLGGSFWEFGEPDWERTRYLMLWGVAEDHDSNPIKLGLGHLKGTGAKIVSVNPVRTGYGAIADEWIGIRPGTDGLFAFALIHELLRTDRIDLDYLVRYTNAHWLVIHDPGAPDDGLFARDADGRTLCFDRATSSPVDANAIDVQPAVVGEYTLADGRTAVPSFHLLAERYLDAHYSPDAVSERCGIPADTIRRIARELAENAFDHEIRLPVAWTDAWGREHKEMVGRPVSMHAMRGISAHSNGFHTCRALHVLQLLLGAVDTPGSFRYQPPFPKPIPPPNRPGRTRQANGVLDAAPLGFVHGPEDLVVDEHGQPRRIDHAFSWGYPLAAHGMMHTVIRNAWAGEPYKIDTLMMFMANMGWNSSMNTAETIGWLTDKDEAGEYRIPHIIYADAFSSETVAYADLVFPDTTYLERFDSISLLDRPISDADGAADAIRHPLFDPATQHDADDRPRDVRGFQSVLIELGARLGLPGLVNEDGSSKYRDYADYIVRHERAPGVGLLAGWRGADGTLEAKGAPNPSQLDAYIANGGFWRSEIPEHARFYKMANRGYLEWAQAMGFVGSTQPIVQQLYSETLQKFRLAAQGHGAHVPPAEHRERVATYFDPLPIWYEPFEHAELGDAAARDFPLSAITQRPMFMYHAWHSQNAWLRQIASRNYLYLHPHTASQHGIKDEDWIDVTSHHGTITVQARTASNVQPDTVWTWNAIGKRRGAWKLPKDTPEATKGFLMNHLISDITPRGDYANADPVTGQAAWFDLRVRIAPSASHDALSHPQFASLPHAPVDDSPLRYGAEFRRERDTREAS; encoded by the coding sequence ATGCGAGGCCCTTCCGAACCGGTGATCGATACCTCCCCGACACCGGGCGACGAGGTCCGCACCACCACCTGCTACATGTGCGCCTGCCGCTGCGGTATCAAGGTGTGGCTGCAGGACGGTCGGATCCGGTACATCCAGGGCAACCCCGAGCACCCGGTCAACAAGGGCGTGCTGTGCGCCAAGGGCTCGGCGGGGATCATGCAGCACTACTCGCCGGCGCGGCTGTCACGGCCGCTGCTGCGGGTGGGCGAGCGCGGCTCGGGCGAGTTCAAGGAAATCTCGTGGGACGAGGCGCTCGACCTCGCGACGTCCTGGCTCAAGCCCATCCGCGAACGCAATCCGGACGAGCTCGCCTTCTTCACCGGCCGCGACCAGAGCCAGGCCCTCACCGGCTGGTGGGCGCAGCAGTTCGGCACGGTGAACTACGCCGCGCACGGCGGCTTCTGCTCGGTGAACATGGCAGCGGGCGGGCTCTACACGCTCGGCGGCAGCTTCTGGGAATTCGGCGAGCCCGACTGGGAGCGCACGCGCTACCTGATGCTCTGGGGCGTCGCCGAGGACCACGACTCCAACCCGATCAAGCTCGGCCTGGGCCACCTCAAAGGCACGGGCGCGAAGATCGTCTCGGTCAATCCGGTGCGCACGGGCTATGGCGCGATCGCCGACGAGTGGATCGGCATCCGCCCCGGCACCGACGGCCTGTTCGCGTTCGCGCTGATCCACGAGCTGCTGCGCACCGACCGCATCGACCTCGACTACCTCGTGCGCTACACGAATGCGCACTGGCTGGTGATCCACGATCCGGGCGCGCCCGATGACGGCCTGTTTGCGCGCGATGCCGACGGTCGCACGCTGTGCTTCGATCGCGCGACGTCATCGCCGGTCGACGCGAATGCGATCGACGTGCAGCCCGCGGTCGTCGGCGAGTACACGCTGGCCGATGGCCGCACCGCGGTGCCATCGTTCCACCTGCTCGCCGAGCGCTATCTCGACGCGCATTACTCGCCTGATGCGGTGAGCGAGCGGTGCGGCATTCCGGCCGACACCATCCGCCGCATCGCGCGCGAGCTCGCCGAGAACGCGTTCGACCACGAGATCCGCCTGCCGGTCGCGTGGACGGATGCGTGGGGCCGCGAACACAAGGAGATGGTCGGCCGCCCGGTGTCGATGCATGCGATGCGCGGCATCAGCGCGCACAGCAACGGCTTCCACACCTGCCGCGCGCTGCACGTGCTGCAGCTGCTGCTCGGCGCGGTGGATACGCCGGGCTCGTTCCGCTATCAGCCACCGTTCCCGAAACCGATTCCGCCACCGAACCGCCCGGGGCGCACCCGCCAGGCCAATGGCGTGCTCGACGCCGCACCGCTCGGCTTCGTGCACGGGCCGGAAGATCTCGTCGTCGACGAACACGGCCAGCCGCGCCGCATCGACCACGCGTTCTCGTGGGGCTATCCGCTGGCCGCGCACGGGATGATGCACACCGTCATCCGCAATGCGTGGGCCGGCGAGCCTTACAAGATCGACACGCTGATGATGTTCATGGCGAACATGGGCTGGAACTCGTCGATGAACACCGCGGAGACGATCGGCTGGCTCACCGACAAGGACGAGGCCGGCGAGTACCGCATCCCGCACATCATCTACGCCGACGCGTTCTCGTCGGAAACGGTCGCCTATGCCGATCTCGTGTTTCCCGACACGACCTATCTCGAGCGCTTCGATTCGATCTCGCTGCTCGACCGCCCGATCTCCGACGCGGACGGTGCCGCCGATGCGATCCGTCATCCGCTGTTCGATCCCGCCACGCAGCACGACGCCGACGATCGCCCGCGCGACGTGCGCGGCTTCCAGAGCGTGCTGATCGAACTCGGCGCGCGGCTCGGCCTGCCCGGCCTGGTCAATGAAGACGGTTCGTCGAAATACCGCGACTACGCCGACTACATCGTCCGTCACGAACGCGCGCCGGGCGTCGGCCTGCTCGCCGGCTGGCGCGGTGCGGACGGCACGCTGGAAGCCAAGGGCGCCCCCAACCCCTCGCAGCTCGACGCCTATATCGCGAATGGCGGCTTCTGGCGCAGCGAGATTCCCGAACACGCGCGCTTCTACAAGATGGCCAACCGCGGCTATCTGGAATGGGCGCAGGCGATGGGCTTCGTCGGCAGCACGCAACCCATCGTGCAGCAGCTCTATTCGGAGACGCTGCAGAAGTTCCGTCTCGCCGCGCAGGGGCATGGCGCGCACGTGCCGCCGGCGGAGCATCGCGAACGCGTCGCCACCTATTTCGATCCGCTGCCGATCTGGTACGAGCCATTCGAACACGCGGAACTCGGCGACGCCGCGGCACGCGATTTCCCGCTGAGCGCGATCACCCAGCGGCCGATGTTCATGTACCACGCCTGGCATTCGCAGAACGCGTGGCTGCGGCAGATCGCGTCGCGCAATTACCTCTACCTGCATCCGCACACCGCGTCGCAGCACGGCATCAAGGACGAGGACTGGATCGACGTCACCTCGCACCACGGCACCATCACCGTGCAGGCGCGCACCGCGTCGAACGTGCAGCCCGACACGGTGTGGACGTGGAACGCGATCGGCAAGCGTCGCGGCGCATGGAAGCTGCCGAAGGACACGCCGGAAGCCACCAAGGGCTTCCTGATGAACCACCTGATTTCCGACATCACGCCGCGCGGCGACTACGCCAACGCCGACCCGGTCACCGGCCAGGCCGCGTGGTTCGACCTGCGTGTGCGCATCGCGCCCTCCGCGTCGCACGACGCGCTGTCACATCCACAGTTCGCATCCCTGCCACACGCACCGGTCGATGATTCGCCGTTGCGCTACGGCGCCGAATTCCGCCGCGAACGCGACACCCGCGAGGCCTCATGA